The following proteins come from a genomic window of Triticum aestivum cultivar Chinese Spring chromosome 6A, IWGSC CS RefSeq v2.1, whole genome shotgun sequence:
- the LOC123127347 gene encoding mitochondrial carrier protein CoAc2 isoform X2, with amino-acid sequence MEAAERGGGALPLAVRELIAGGVAGGVARSAVAPLERVKILLQTRRAEFRGSGLVGSFRTIYQTEGPLGFYRGNGASIARIVPYAALHYMAYEEYRRWIILGFPNVEQGPVLDLVAGSIAGGTAVVSTYPLDLVRTKLAYQLQVKGAVNLSLRESKPSEQVYKGILDCVKTIYRQNGLKGLYRGMAPSLYGIFPYSGLKFYFYEKMKTHVPEEHRKDIIPKLACGSVAGLLGQTITYPLDVVRRQMQAFSLSNLVKGKGTFGSLVMIAKHQGWKQLFSGLSINYLKVVPSVAIGFTVYDSMKDWLNVPSREQAAVVVPVLSEDGSNAAPVHSS; translated from the exons atgGAGGCAGCGGAGAGAGGCGGCGGGGCACTGCCGCTTGCCGTGCGGGAGCTCATCGCCGGCGGGGTCGCCGGTGGCGTCGCCAGGTCCGCCGTGGCGCCGCTCGAGCGCGTCAAGATCCTCCTCCAG ACTAGAAGAGCAGAATTCCGTGGGTCTGGATTGGTTGGATCGTTTCGGACAATCTATCAGACAGAAGGTCCCTTAGGGTTTTACAG GGGCAATGGTGCCAGCATTGCTAGGATCGTTCCTTATGCAGCTTTGCATTACATGGCATACGAAGAGTATCGCCGATGGATCATTCTTGGTTTTCCTAATGTTGAGCAAGGGCCTGTTCTTGATCTAGTGGCCGGATCAATAGCTGGAGGAACAGCAGTCGTATCCACATATCCGCTTGATCTGGTTCGCACAAAGTTGGCTTATCAG CTGCAGGTCAAAGGTGCAGTGAACCTCAGTTTAAGAGAATCTAAGCCCTCCGAACAGGTTTATAAAGGTATCCTTGATTGTGTGAAAACAATATACAGGCAAAATGGCTTGAAAGGCCTATACCGTGGCATGG CTCCATCATTATATGGAATCTTCCCTTATTCCGGTCTTAAATTCTATTTCTATGAGAAGATGAAGACTCATGTTCCTGAAGAGCACAGAAAAGATATCATACCGAAACTTGCTTGTGGATCAGTTGCTGGTTTGTTAGGACAGACAATAACGTATCCCCTTGATGTTGTTAGGCGGCAAATGCAG GCGTTCTCATTGTCCAACCTCGTGAAGGGGAAAGGAACATTTGGAAGCCTTGTTATGATAGCGAAACATCAAGGTTGGAAGCAACTGTTTTCAGGACTATCTATCAACTATTTGAAG GTCGTCCCATCAGTAGCCATAGGGTTCACTGTTTATGACTCGATGAAGGATTGGCTTAATGTTCCATCTAGAGAGCAGGCAGCTGTGGTTGTCCCTGTGTTGTCAGAAGACGGAAGTAATGCTGCCCCTGTTCACTCCAGTTAG
- the LOC123127347 gene encoding mitochondrial carrier protein CoAc2 isoform X1: MEAAERGGGALPLAVRELIAGGVAGGVARSAVAPLERVKILLQTRRAEFRGSGLVGSFRTIYQTEGPLGFYRGNGASIARIVPYAALHYMAYEEYRRWIILGFPNVEQGPVLDLVAGSIAGGTAVVSTYPLDLVRTKLAYQVKGAVNLSLRESKPSEQVYKGILDCVKTIYRQNGLKGLYRGMAPSLYGIFPYSGLKFYFYEKMKTHVPEEHRKDIIPKLACGSVAGLLGQTITYPLDVVRRQMQVQAFSLSNLVKGKGTFGSLVMIAKHQGWKQLFSGLSINYLKVVPSVAIGFTVYDSMKDWLNVPSREQAAVVVPVLSEDGSNAAPVHSS; the protein is encoded by the exons atgGAGGCAGCGGAGAGAGGCGGCGGGGCACTGCCGCTTGCCGTGCGGGAGCTCATCGCCGGCGGGGTCGCCGGTGGCGTCGCCAGGTCCGCCGTGGCGCCGCTCGAGCGCGTCAAGATCCTCCTCCAG ACTAGAAGAGCAGAATTCCGTGGGTCTGGATTGGTTGGATCGTTTCGGACAATCTATCAGACAGAAGGTCCCTTAGGGTTTTACAG GGGCAATGGTGCCAGCATTGCTAGGATCGTTCCTTATGCAGCTTTGCATTACATGGCATACGAAGAGTATCGCCGATGGATCATTCTTGGTTTTCCTAATGTTGAGCAAGGGCCTGTTCTTGATCTAGTGGCCGGATCAATAGCTGGAGGAACAGCAGTCGTATCCACATATCCGCTTGATCTGGTTCGCACAAAGTTGGCTTATCAG GTCAAAGGTGCAGTGAACCTCAGTTTAAGAGAATCTAAGCCCTCCGAACAGGTTTATAAAGGTATCCTTGATTGTGTGAAAACAATATACAGGCAAAATGGCTTGAAAGGCCTATACCGTGGCATGG CTCCATCATTATATGGAATCTTCCCTTATTCCGGTCTTAAATTCTATTTCTATGAGAAGATGAAGACTCATGTTCCTGAAGAGCACAGAAAAGATATCATACCGAAACTTGCTTGTGGATCAGTTGCTGGTTTGTTAGGACAGACAATAACGTATCCCCTTGATGTTGTTAGGCGGCAAATGCAG GTTCAGGCGTTCTCATTGTCCAACCTCGTGAAGGGGAAAGGAACATTTGGAAGCCTTGTTATGATAGCGAAACATCAAGGTTGGAAGCAACTGTTTTCAGGACTATCTATCAACTATTTGAAG GTCGTCCCATCAGTAGCCATAGGGTTCACTGTTTATGACTCGATGAAGGATTGGCTTAATGTTCCATCTAGAGAGCAGGCAGCTGTGGTTGTCCCTGTGTTGTCAGAAGACGGAAGTAATGCTGCCCCTGTTCACTCCAGTTAG
- the LOC123127347 gene encoding mitochondrial carrier protein CoAc2 isoform X3 produces MEAAERGGGALPLAVRELIAGGVAGGVARSAVAPLERVKILLQTRRAEFRGSGLVGSFRTIYQTEGPLGFYRGNGASIARIVPYAALHYMAYEEYRRWIILGFPNVEQGPVLDLVAGSIAGGTAVVSTYPLDLVRTKLAYQVKGAVNLSLRESKPSEQVYKGILDCVKTIYRQNGLKGLYRGMAPSLYGIFPYSGLKFYFYEKMKTHVPEEHRKDIIPKLACGSVAGLLGQTITYPLDVVRRQMQAFSLSNLVKGKGTFGSLVMIAKHQGWKQLFSGLSINYLKVVPSVAIGFTVYDSMKDWLNVPSREQAAVVVPVLSEDGSNAAPVHSS; encoded by the exons atgGAGGCAGCGGAGAGAGGCGGCGGGGCACTGCCGCTTGCCGTGCGGGAGCTCATCGCCGGCGGGGTCGCCGGTGGCGTCGCCAGGTCCGCCGTGGCGCCGCTCGAGCGCGTCAAGATCCTCCTCCAG ACTAGAAGAGCAGAATTCCGTGGGTCTGGATTGGTTGGATCGTTTCGGACAATCTATCAGACAGAAGGTCCCTTAGGGTTTTACAG GGGCAATGGTGCCAGCATTGCTAGGATCGTTCCTTATGCAGCTTTGCATTACATGGCATACGAAGAGTATCGCCGATGGATCATTCTTGGTTTTCCTAATGTTGAGCAAGGGCCTGTTCTTGATCTAGTGGCCGGATCAATAGCTGGAGGAACAGCAGTCGTATCCACATATCCGCTTGATCTGGTTCGCACAAAGTTGGCTTATCAG GTCAAAGGTGCAGTGAACCTCAGTTTAAGAGAATCTAAGCCCTCCGAACAGGTTTATAAAGGTATCCTTGATTGTGTGAAAACAATATACAGGCAAAATGGCTTGAAAGGCCTATACCGTGGCATGG CTCCATCATTATATGGAATCTTCCCTTATTCCGGTCTTAAATTCTATTTCTATGAGAAGATGAAGACTCATGTTCCTGAAGAGCACAGAAAAGATATCATACCGAAACTTGCTTGTGGATCAGTTGCTGGTTTGTTAGGACAGACAATAACGTATCCCCTTGATGTTGTTAGGCGGCAAATGCAG GCGTTCTCATTGTCCAACCTCGTGAAGGGGAAAGGAACATTTGGAAGCCTTGTTATGATAGCGAAACATCAAGGTTGGAAGCAACTGTTTTCAGGACTATCTATCAACTATTTGAAG GTCGTCCCATCAGTAGCCATAGGGTTCACTGTTTATGACTCGATGAAGGATTGGCTTAATGTTCCATCTAGAGAGCAGGCAGCTGTGGTTGTCCCTGTGTTGTCAGAAGACGGAAGTAATGCTGCCCCTGTTCACTCCAGTTAG